The sequence below is a genomic window from Denitratisoma sp. DHT3.
GGCGGTCGAGGTCAATCATACGGTTCCGGCCGTCGGCTATGTCCTGGATTCGGGACGGGCCAGCTTGATCTTTTCCGGTGACACCACGGTCTGCCCCGGATTCTGGGCAAGCGTGAATGACGCCCCCAATCTGCGTTACCTGATTGTCGAATGCGCTTTCCCCAATCGGGAATTCGAACTCGCGACAGCCTCCAAGCACCTCTGTCCCAGCATGCTGGCGCAGGAGCTCACCCGCTTGCGGCGGGAGGTGGAGCTGTTCATTACGCATTTGAAGCCGGGCCAGATCGAACTGACGATGCTGGAGATCGAGGACGGCATCGGCGAATATCGGCCCCGGATGTTGCAAAACAACCAGGTGTTCGAATTGTGAAGCTGATGAATCATGGATCGCGGGCTTGTCCGATCGCAGTCGAGGTGACGCAATGAGCGCCGTACCCGTTCCATCTTCGGAAGGCAGCCTGAACGATGTCAGCAACCGGCTGACCTTCTTCAAGAATCTCCAGGCGGTGACCAACCGCATCCATGCCACATCGAACGTGGATGAGATCATGCTGGAGCTGTCCCAGGACATCTGCAACCTGTTCAATGCCGACCGGCTGACGCTGTATGCGGTCAGTGAAGACAGGGCTTTCATCGTCTCCAAGCTCAAGACCGGCCTCAATTCCTTCAAGGATTTGAAACTTCCCATCACCGATCAGAGCATTGCCGGTTATGTGGCCTTGTCCAAGCGGGTGGTGAATGTCAGCGATGTGTACGACGAGGCGGAGCTGAAGGCGATCCACCACAGCCTGCGTTTCCTGAAGGAAGTCGACAAGCGCACCGGATATCGCACCCAGCAGATGCTGGTGGCCGCGATTGTCGATCAATCCAGCGGCGAGCTTCAAGGGGTCGTCCAGATCATCAACAACAAGGCGGGCACGCCTTTCGCCCAGGTGGCGGAGGAGGGCGTGCGGAGCTTGTGCGAGACCCTGGCCATCGCCTTCACTCAGCGCAACAAGCCGGCAAGGCCGGTCAGGTCGAAATATGATTTCCTGGTCGCGGATGCCGTGGTCACCGCCGACGAACTCGATCTGGCGAAGCGCACGGCGCGCCAGGAGGGCCAGAGCATCGAGGACATCCTGATCGAGCGGTATCAGGTGACGCTTTCGGCACTGGGCTCGGCGTTGTCGAAATTCTTCAACGTTCCTTATGAGAGCCACAATCCGGAACGCCTGAAACCGGTGGATCTGCTGAAGAACCTCAAGCGCGAGTACCTGGAACAGAATCAGTGGGCGCCGATCGACGATACGGCGGAGGGCATCGTGGTGCTCTGCCTGGATCCGGAGCAGGTCAAGGGCTCCCGCGTCGTCAATAACGTTTTTCCCCGAGCCAGGATTTCTTATCGAGTCACCACCAACCGGGGATTCCAGGAAACCCTGGATGCCCTGTTCGGCGCCAGGGGCGGGATGGAGATGGACTCCACCTCGGTGGGCGACCTGCTCTCGGGCATGGACGACGACGAGGATGCCGACGCTGCGGCCGACGATGTGTCCGCCGCCGCCGACAACGAACTGGTCAAGCTGGTCAACAAGATCATCATCGACGCCTACCAGCAAGGGGCTTCGGACATCCACGTAGAGCCATCTCCCGGCAAGGAAAAGACCCTCATCCGCTTTCGCAAGGACGGCTCCTTGCAGAAGTATGTGGAAATTCCCGCCACCTACCGCAATGCGATCGTCGCGCGCTTGAAGATCATGTGCGACCTGGACATCGCCGAGCGGCGCCGGCCCCAGGACGGCAAGATCAAGTTCAAGAAGTTCGGGCCGCTGGATATCGAGCTGCGGGTCGCCACCATTCCCTCCGCCGGCGGAGTCGAGGATGTGGTGATGCGGATTCTCGCCGCGGGCGAGCCGATTCCGCTGGACAAGCTGGGCGTGCTGCCGACCAATCTGGAAAGACTCAAGGGCGCGGTCAGCAAGCCCTACGGCCTGTTCTTCGTCTGTGGTCCGACAGGTTCCGGCAAGACCACCACGCTGCACTCGGTGCTGAGCTACCTGAATACGCCGGACACCAAGATCTGGACCGCAGAGGATCCTGTGGAAATCACCCAGAAAGGCTTGCGCCAGGTTCAGGTCAACAAGAAGGCCGGCCTCGACTTCGCCGTCGTGATGAAGGCTTTTCTGCGTGCCGATCCGGACATCATCATGGTGGGCGAGATGCGCGATGCCGAGACCACTGGCATCGGCATCGAAGCCTCGCTGACCGGCCACCTGGTGTTCGCCACGCTGCATACCAACAGCGCGCCGGAATCCATCATCCGTCTGCTCGACATGGGCATGGACCCCTTCAATTTCGCCGACGCACTGCTGGGGATCCTTGCCCAGCGGCTGGCCAAGCGTCTGTGCGGAAAATGCAAGGAAGCCTATACGCCCGACGAAGAGGAAATGCGCCTCTTCATGGCCGAGTACTGTTCCGAACTGGTCAATACCGAAACCTTCAAGCAAGACCGGACGGCCGCCCAGGATGCCGTGCGCCAGCGTCTGCTGCAGGACTACGGCAAGGACGGAAAGTTCTCCGCGTATCGGCCCAAGGGCTGTCCGGAATGCAACGGTACGGGCTACAAAGGGCGGGTCGGCCTCCACGAACTCATGCTGGGCACCGATCCGGTCAAGAAACTGATCCAGGAGCATGCACGGGTGGCGGAGCTTCTGGCACAGGCGCTGGCCGATGGCATGTTGACCTTGAAAATGGACGGCATGGAGAAGGTGTTGCAAGGCATTACCGACATGAAGCAGGTTCGGGCGGTCTGCATCAAGTGATGCATCATGAATTCTCCGGCAGACCTCCTCAAGCGCCTTGACCACCTCAACGAGGTCGGCGCCGCGCTCTCCAAAGAGCGGGATATCAACCGCCTCCTGGAAAACATTCTGCTGGCGGCCAAGACCATCACCCATGCCGACGGCGGCACCTTGTACCGGATGACGGAAGACGGGACGAGCCTTCGCTTCGAGATCATGCGCACCGACTCCCTGAACATCGCGCTCGGAGGCACCACCGGCAACGTCATTTCCCTGCCGGATCTGCCGCTGGTCAATGCGCATGGCGCACCCAACAATGCATTGGTCGCCGCATACGCCGCCATCAACGACAAGACCGTGAATGTCGCCGATGCCTACACCGAAGCCGGCTTCGATTTCACCGGAACCCGGATTTTCGACGAGAAGACGGGCTATCGCTCCCGTTCCTTTCTCACCGTGCCGCTGAAGAACCATGAAGATGAAATCATCGGCGTATTGCAACTGATCAATGCCGTCGACCCGGTTACCGGCGAGGTTGGGAAATTTTCCTGGGAAGATCAGCGACTCGCGGAATCCCTGGCTTCTCAGGCGGCCATTGCCTTGACCAACCGGCAACTGATCAGCCAATTGGAGAACCTGTTCGAATCGTTCATCAGCCTGATCAACCTGGCGATCGACGAGAAATCCCACTACACCGGCAGCCATTGCCAGCGCGTGCCCGTGCTGACCATGATGCTGGCCGAGGCCGTGAATCTCACCACGGAGGGTCCCCTGGCGAATTTCCGCATGACCGAGAAGGACCGCTATGAACTGAAAATCGCCGGTCTGCTCCATGATTGCGGCAAGGTGACCACGCCGGTCCACGTGGTGGATAAAGCCGCCAAGCTGGAGGCCCTGTTCGATCGCATCCACCTGCTGGATACCCGCTTCGAGGTCTTGAAGCGGGATGCCGAGATCCGGATGTTGAGGCAGGCGCTGGCCGGCGGGGAATCCTGCCTGACGCGTCGCGCCGAGGCCGCGCTGGCGTCGGAGTGGGCGGCCCTCGATGAAGAGCGGGCCTTCCTGCACCGCGTCAACATCGGCGGCGAGACCATGCGGGCCGAGGATCAGCAGCGGGTCCGCGACATCGGCGCCAACCGCCGCTGGCGCAATGCGGATGGACACGAGGTGCCGTTCCTGTCGGAAGATGAGATCGAGAACCTCACCATCCGGGCCGGCACGCTGACCCAGGCCGAGCGGGAAGTGATCAATCACCACATCGTGGCGACCATTCGGATGCTGGAGCAACTGCCCTGGCCCAAGCACCTGCGCAACGTGCCCGAATATGCCGGCGGCCACCACGAGCGCATGGACGGCAAGGGTTATCCCAAGGGGCTGACCCGGGAGCAGATGTCGGTCCAGGCCCGCATCATGGGAATTGCCGATATTTTTGAAGCCCTGACCGCGTCCGACCGCCCCTACAAACCGGGAATGAAGCTGTCCCAGGCGATTTCCATTCTGAGCAATTTCGCCCGCAACGGCCACATCGACCCGGACCTGTTCGAAATCTTCGTCCGCCAGGGGGTTTTCAGGCAATATGCCGAGCGCTATCTGGACCCGAGCCAGATCGACGAGGTCGATCCGGAAAGCGTGCTTCAGGGGTGACGATTTTTGTTACTTTTTGCGCTTTGATCGTTGATGCGCATCCACCCCCTTCCCTGATTCCGCATCAAATCCGGGAATGGTCCTGGCGTGACTATTGCTTTATCATGGCGGCAAGTTTCCGTTTTTCAACCGTAAGGAGGAAGTGATGAAAAAAGTGCAACAAGGCTTTACCCTGATCGAACTGATGATCGTGGTCGCCATCGTCGGTATCCTGGCCGCCGTGGCGCTGCCGGCGTATCAGGACTACACGGTTCGCGCCCGGGTTTCCGAAGGTTTGGCCCGTCTGGCCGAAGCGAAGACCTCGGTGGCTGAGTATTTTTCTGCGCAGAACACCTTTGCACCTTCCACTGCTTCTGCTGGTTTCAATTCCGCGGCGGCTGGTAACGTGACCAGGGTGCAGTGTGCGGATGGTGGTACAGCCGGTACTTGCAACGTGGTCGAAATGTCCATGAATACCACAACCATTCCGCAGTTGGCCAGCGCTAATCTCCTGCAGATGTCTGCCACTCTGACCAATGGCATGATCGTCTGGCGCTGCCGAGCTGCTGGTACAAACGGTATCCCTACCCGCTTCCTGCCGGCCAGCTGCAAGTAATTTCTTTGTTTTCTGGAAAGCCCCGGTTTAACCGGGGCTTTTTTTCGCCATGAATATTTCTGCTCGCTTGTCGATTCCGATCGGGATTGTCGTCATTTTGCTGCTCACCGCCTTGGCATATTGGGGGGGCTGCGGGGTGCCTACTATTTCGATGACTATGGCCAGATTGTCTGGAACGCTGGCCTGAGCATGAGGGAGCTCAACTGGAAGGAGTTCCTGGCCGCTGCGACTTCTTCCGATGCCGGGCCTCTGGGGCGCCCCGTCGCAATGGGGAGTTTCGCCTTGGAGCAGTATTTTTGGGGAACAGAGCCAGACCATTTCAAGCTGGTCAATTTGTTTATCCACCTTGCCAACAGCCTGTTGCTGGCCCTGCTGACCACGGAATTGGTAAGGGCCCTGCCTAGAACGCCGGGCCAGCGAGGACTGGCGCCTGCGGAAAAGATTTTGATTTTGGCGGTCACCGCCTGGTGGGCATTCCACCCCTTGGGCGTGACGGGCGTTCTGTACATCGTGCAGCGCATGACCAGCCTTTCTGCGTTGTTTTCATTCTTCGCTCTTTGGGGCTATCTGCGGTGGCGCCGGAAATCACTGGAGTCGGGGCGATCAGGTGATTTGATAACGGCCATGGCTGTTTTGTTGGTTGGCGGCCTTCTGTCGTTGCTGACCAAGGAGAATGGTGCTTTGACTTTCGGTTTTGCCTGGCTGACCGAGGTGTTGGTACTGCGGTTTCGGGGAGCGACCGCCGGCCAGGAAAGGTTTCTGCGTACTCTGGGCCTGCTGGGTCCCATTCTGGCTGCCCTGGCCGTATTGGCGTTCTGGCTGGAATATCCGGGATGGCTGAACAGTCTCTATGCGGATCGAGCGTTCACCCTGGAACAACGCCTCCTCACCGAGGCCAGGGTACTGTGGTTTTACCTGCGCCAGATTGTGTTGCCGAGTAGTACTGCAATGGGACTCTACCATGATGGTTTCCCCCTGTCCTTGGGGTTGTTCCAACCTTGGACAACGGCACTGGCCATCCTGGGGCACATATCGCTACTGGCTCTGGGTTGGTGGTTACGCAGACGCCAGCCTTTGGCGGCATTCGGCATTGCCTGGTTTTACCTGGGGCATGCAACGGAATCGACGGTCATTCCCTTGGAACTCGTTTTTGAGCATCGCAATTACTTGCCGCAGTACGGCATCCTGCTTGCCAGTGCCTACCTGATGGTCTGGAGGAGTCGTGTGTTCTGGAAGGCCCGCATCGGGTTGCTCTGCGGACTGATTTTCCTGGCGCTCATCAACACGGCTTTGCGTGCGCAGGCAATGGGAGAAAAGGTTGCTTATCCGGTCTATGAGGCTGTCCGCCATCCGGAGTCGTCACGCGCGAATTTCGATGCGGGACTGATCATTGCCGGTGCAATCGGGCAAAACGCCCAATTGGTCAATGAGTATTACGCGCAATCCCATCAGTTCTTCGATCGTTCCAGGAGTGCGGATCCGCATACTTTGGCGCCATTTGTCGGCATGATGAAGCTTTCTTCCGTGAGCGGAGTGCCTTACCCCCCGGACTATCTGGATGAGTTCGAGCGGCGCCTGCGAAATGGGGTCCCGCCGCGAGCGAGCAGTTTCATTCCTCGCATCCTAGGTGAGCAACTCTCGGCATCCAAGCCGATTCTCTCGATTGAGGACGGCAGGCGTTTGTATCAGGCGGCCATCGAAAATCGATTATTGACGGGTTATCCCCGCGCTTGTTGGGAAGCCGGCTATGGCCTGTTCCTGTTTAATATCGTGGGCGATCGGGCAAATGGTTTGGTATTGATGCGTGCTGCGGTGGCCGATGCTCCGAGTCATGCGGACTTGTGGGTTTTCCTCGCTGCGATGCTGATATCGTCCGGTGATGCCGAGTCGGCAGAAAGGGCTATCGATGAGGCCCAGCGGCAGGATAGAAAAGGTTATTCGTCTGATGACCTGGCGAAATTGCGCAACGGCTTGGAATTATTGAAAAGTGGCAAACATGCAATCCAATAGGACAGTGTCGGTTGTCATCCCAGCCAAAAATGAAGCGCCATCGCTGGCAGGCGTGTTGGCTCGCATTCGAAATCTGCCCATGGTGTCGGAGGTGGTGGTCGTGGATGACGGCTCCACGGATGCCACGGCAGAGGTTTCCATTGCAGGCGGCGCTTCGGTCACCAGGAATCCTTATTCACTGGGAAATGGCGGCGCGATCAAGGCCGGTGCCCGTGCCGCCACGGGAGACATCCTGGTTTTCATGGATGCCGACGGTCAGCATCAGCCCGAGGATATTCCGAAGTTGCTGGAGAAGATGGATGAGGGCTACGACATGGTCGTCGGAGCCCGAACATCCGCCAATTCCCAGGCAGGACTCCATCGGGCTGCTGCCAATGGGTTCTACAATCGGTTTGCGAGTTGGATGGTGGGACAGCCGATCCTGGATCTGACTTCCGGCT
It includes:
- a CDS encoding ATPase, T2SS/T4P/T4SS family; this encodes MSAVPVPSSEGSLNDVSNRLTFFKNLQAVTNRIHATSNVDEIMLELSQDICNLFNADRLTLYAVSEDRAFIVSKLKTGLNSFKDLKLPITDQSIAGYVALSKRVVNVSDVYDEAELKAIHHSLRFLKEVDKRTGYRTQQMLVAAIVDQSSGELQGVVQIINNKAGTPFAQVAEEGVRSLCETLAIAFTQRNKPARPVRSKYDFLVADAVVTADELDLAKRTARQEGQSIEDILIERYQVTLSALGSALSKFFNVPYESHNPERLKPVDLLKNLKREYLEQNQWAPIDDTAEGIVVLCLDPEQVKGSRVVNNVFPRARISYRVTTNRGFQETLDALFGARGGMEMDSTSVGDLLSGMDDDEDADAAADDVSAAADNELVKLVNKIIIDAYQQGASDIHVEPSPGKEKTLIRFRKDGSLQKYVEIPATYRNAIVARLKIMCDLDIAERRRPQDGKIKFKKFGPLDIELRVATIPSAGGVEDVVMRILAAGEPIPLDKLGVLPTNLERLKGAVSKPYGLFFVCGPTGSGKTTTLHSVLSYLNTPDTKIWTAEDPVEITQKGLRQVQVNKKAGLDFAVVMKAFLRADPDIIMVGEMRDAETTGIGIEASLTGHLVFATLHTNSAPESIIRLLDMGMDPFNFADALLGILAQRLAKRLCGKCKEAYTPDEEEMRLFMAEYCSELVNTETFKQDRTAAQDAVRQRLLQDYGKDGKFSAYRPKGCPECNGTGYKGRVGLHELMLGTDPVKKLIQEHARVAELLAQALADGMLTLKMDGMEKVLQGITDMKQVRAVCIK
- a CDS encoding HD family phosphohydrolase — its product is MNSPADLLKRLDHLNEVGAALSKERDINRLLENILLAAKTITHADGGTLYRMTEDGTSLRFEIMRTDSLNIALGGTTGNVISLPDLPLVNAHGAPNNALVAAYAAINDKTVNVADAYTEAGFDFTGTRIFDEKTGYRSRSFLTVPLKNHEDEIIGVLQLINAVDPVTGEVGKFSWEDQRLAESLASQAAIALTNRQLISQLENLFESFISLINLAIDEKSHYTGSHCQRVPVLTMMLAEAVNLTTEGPLANFRMTEKDRYELKIAGLLHDCGKVTTPVHVVDKAAKLEALFDRIHLLDTRFEVLKRDAEIRMLRQALAGGESCLTRRAEAALASEWAALDEERAFLHRVNIGGETMRAEDQQRVRDIGANRRWRNADGHEVPFLSEDEIENLTIRAGTLTQAEREVINHHIVATIRMLEQLPWPKHLRNVPEYAGGHHERMDGKGYPKGLTREQMSVQARIMGIADIFEALTASDRPYKPGMKLSQAISILSNFARNGHIDPDLFEIFVRQGVFRQYAERYLDPSQIDEVDPESVLQG
- a CDS encoding pilin is translated as MKKVQQGFTLIELMIVVAIVGILAAVALPAYQDYTVRARVSEGLARLAEAKTSVAEYFSAQNTFAPSTASAGFNSAAAGNVTRVQCADGGTAGTCNVVEMSMNTTTIPQLASANLLQMSATLTNGMIVWRCRAAGTNGIPTRFLPASCK
- a CDS encoding tetratricopeptide repeat protein; the protein is MEQYFWGTEPDHFKLVNLFIHLANSLLLALLTTELVRALPRTPGQRGLAPAEKILILAVTAWWAFHPLGVTGVLYIVQRMTSLSALFSFFALWGYLRWRRKSLESGRSGDLITAMAVLLVGGLLSLLTKENGALTFGFAWLTEVLVLRFRGATAGQERFLRTLGLLGPILAALAVLAFWLEYPGWLNSLYADRAFTLEQRLLTEARVLWFYLRQIVLPSSTAMGLYHDGFPLSLGLFQPWTTALAILGHISLLALGWWLRRRQPLAAFGIAWFYLGHATESTVIPLELVFEHRNYLPQYGILLASAYLMVWRSRVFWKARIGLLCGLIFLALINTALRAQAMGEKVAYPVYEAVRHPESSRANFDAGLIIAGAIGQNAQLVNEYYAQSHQFFDRSRSADPHTLAPFVGMMKLSSVSGVPYPPDYLDEFERRLRNGVPPRASSFIPRILGEQLSASKPILSIEDGRRLYQAAIENRLLTGYPRACWEAGYGLFLFNIVGDRANGLVLMRAAVADAPSHADLWVFLAAMLISSGDAESAERAIDEAQRQDRKGYSSDDLAKLRNGLELLKSGKHAIQ
- a CDS encoding glycosyltransferase family 2 protein, whose product is MQSNRTVSVVIPAKNEAPSLAGVLARIRNLPMVSEVVVVDDGSTDATAEVSIAGGASVTRNPYSLGNGGAIKAGARAATGDILVFMDADGQHQPEDIPKLLEKMDEGYDMVVGARTSANSQAGLHRAAANGFYNRFASWMVGQPILDLTSGFRAVRANKFRRFLFLLPNGFSYPTTITMSFFRSGLPVAYLPVEVKKRIGRSHVRIVRDGIRFLLIIFKIGTLFSPMKLFLPVSLGFFGTGIAYYVYTYLTQHRFTNMSALLLITSVLVFLIGLVSEQIAALNFKGTDGDDHL